The following are from one region of the Streptomyces changanensis genome:
- the hutI gene encoding imidazolonepropionase, with product MNSGNEPTNNAPARTGPHTANSAVAAAATATTVITDIAALVTNDPSLGDGSPLGLIRDAAVAIEGDRVVWIGASSKAPATDNRVDAAGRAVIPGFVDSHSHLVFAGDRTAEFHARMSGRRYEAGGIRTTVAATRAAPDAELEATLTRHLDEALRQGTTTFETKSGYGLTVEDEERALRLAARHTDEVTYLGAHVVPPDFADDPAGYVDLVTGPMLDACAPHARWIDVFCEKGAFDGDQARAILTAGKARGLHPRIHANQLSYGPGVQLAVELDAASADHCTHLTQQDVDALASGDTVATLLPGAEFSTRAEWPDARRLLDAGVTVALSTDCNPGSSYTSSMPFCIALAVRDMGMTPDEAVWAATAGGAAALRRTDVGRLTVGARADLALLDAPSPVHLAYRPGVPLVAAVWRAGRRVTGRPDPMPWDR from the coding sequence ATGAACAGCGGCAACGAACCCACGAACAACGCCCCGGCGCGCACCGGCCCCCACACGGCGAACAGCGCCGTCGCGGCGGCGGCCACCGCCACCACCGTGATCACCGACATCGCCGCCCTGGTCACCAACGACCCCTCCCTCGGTGACGGATCCCCCCTCGGACTGATCCGGGACGCGGCGGTCGCCATCGAGGGCGACCGCGTCGTCTGGATCGGTGCGTCCAGCAAAGCACCCGCCACCGACAACCGCGTCGACGCGGCCGGCCGGGCCGTGATCCCCGGCTTCGTCGACTCCCACTCCCACCTCGTGTTCGCCGGCGACCGCACCGCCGAGTTCCACGCCCGCATGTCCGGGCGGCGGTACGAGGCGGGCGGTATCCGCACGACCGTGGCGGCCACCCGCGCCGCCCCGGACGCGGAGCTGGAGGCCACCCTCACCCGCCACCTGGACGAGGCGCTCCGCCAGGGCACGACCACCTTCGAGACGAAGTCCGGCTACGGCCTGACGGTCGAGGACGAGGAGCGGGCGCTGCGCCTCGCGGCCCGCCACACCGACGAGGTCACCTACCTCGGCGCGCACGTCGTCCCTCCGGACTTCGCCGACGACCCCGCCGGCTACGTCGACCTCGTCACCGGCCCGATGCTCGACGCGTGCGCCCCGCACGCCCGCTGGATCGACGTCTTCTGCGAGAAGGGCGCCTTCGACGGCGACCAGGCCCGCGCGATCCTGACCGCCGGCAAGGCCCGCGGCCTGCACCCGCGGATCCACGCCAACCAGCTGTCGTACGGGCCCGGCGTGCAGCTCGCCGTCGAGCTGGACGCGGCCAGCGCCGACCACTGCACCCACCTGACGCAGCAGGACGTCGACGCGCTCGCGAGCGGCGACACCGTCGCCACCCTGCTGCCCGGCGCCGAGTTCTCCACCCGCGCCGAGTGGCCGGACGCCCGCCGCCTGCTGGACGCGGGCGTGACCGTCGCCCTGTCCACGGACTGCAACCCCGGCTCCTCGTACACGTCGTCGATGCCGTTCTGCATCGCCCTGGCGGTACGGGACATGGGCATGACGCCCGACGAGGCCGTGTGGGCCGCCACGGCGGGCGGCGCGGCGGCCCTGCGCCGCACCGACGTCGGCCGCCTCACCGTCGGGGCCCGCGCGGACCTGGCGCTCCTGGACGCCCCGTCCCCCGTGCACCTGGCGTACCGGCCCGGCGTCCCGCTGGTGGCGGCGGTCTGGCGGGCGGGCAGGCGCGTGACGGGCCGTCCGGATCCGATGCCGTGGGACCGATGA
- the hutU gene encoding urocanate hydratase, with the protein MSGPRPVRAPRGTELSALGWQQEAALRMLQNNLDPEVAEHPDKLVVYGGTGKAARDWRSFDAMVRTLRTLKQDETMLVQSGRPVGVMQTHEWAPRVLIANSNLVGDWANWEEFRRLEQLGLTMYGQMTAGSWIYIGTQGILQGTYETFAAVAAKKFGGTLAGTITLTAGLGGMGGAQPLAVTMNDGVAICVDCDPRAIERRIEHRYLDVRADSLEHALQLATEARDARRPLSIGLLGNAAELLPRMLAEGAPVDIVTDQTSAHDPLSYLPVGVDFDDMASLAAKDPAGFTTRARESMARHVEAMVGFMDAGAEVFDYGNSIRGEAQLAGYERAFAFPGFVPAYIRPLFCEGKGPFRWAALSGDAADIHKTDKAILDLFPENESLARWIKLAGERVHFQGLPARICWLGYGERDRAGERFNDMVASGELAAPLAIGRDHLDCGSVASPYRETESMLDGSDAIADWPLLNAMVNVASGASWVSLHHGGGVGMGRSIHAGQVTVADGTPLAGEKIRRVLTNDPGMGVIRHVDAGYDSAVAVADAKGVRVPMREDGSA; encoded by the coding sequence ATGTCAGGACCCCGCCCCGTACGGGCCCCGCGCGGTACGGAACTGAGCGCCCTGGGATGGCAGCAGGAGGCCGCCCTGCGGATGCTGCAGAACAACCTCGACCCCGAGGTCGCCGAGCACCCCGACAAGCTCGTCGTCTACGGCGGCACCGGCAAGGCCGCCCGCGACTGGCGCTCCTTCGACGCGATGGTCCGCACGCTGCGCACGCTCAAGCAGGACGAGACGATGCTCGTGCAGTCCGGCCGCCCCGTCGGCGTCATGCAGACCCACGAGTGGGCCCCCCGGGTCCTCATCGCCAACTCGAACCTGGTCGGCGACTGGGCCAACTGGGAGGAGTTCCGCCGCCTGGAGCAGCTCGGCCTCACCATGTACGGCCAGATGACGGCCGGCTCCTGGATCTACATCGGCACGCAGGGCATCCTCCAGGGCACGTACGAGACGTTCGCCGCCGTCGCCGCGAAGAAGTTCGGCGGCACCCTCGCCGGGACGATCACCCTCACCGCCGGCCTCGGCGGCATGGGCGGCGCCCAGCCGCTCGCCGTCACCATGAACGACGGCGTCGCGATCTGCGTCGACTGCGACCCGCGCGCCATCGAGCGCCGCATCGAGCACCGGTACCTCGACGTGCGGGCCGACTCCCTGGAGCACGCCCTCCAGCTGGCCACCGAGGCCCGCGACGCCCGCCGCCCCCTGTCCATCGGCCTCCTCGGCAACGCCGCCGAACTGCTGCCGCGGATGCTCGCCGAGGGCGCGCCCGTCGACATCGTCACCGACCAGACCTCCGCCCACGATCCGCTCTCCTACCTGCCGGTCGGCGTCGACTTCGACGACATGGCGTCCCTCGCGGCCAAGGACCCGGCCGGCTTCACCACCCGCGCCCGCGAGTCGATGGCCCGCCACGTCGAGGCCATGGTCGGCTTCATGGACGCCGGCGCCGAGGTCTTCGACTACGGCAACTCCATCCGCGGCGAGGCGCAGCTCGCCGGGTACGAGCGGGCGTTCGCCTTCCCCGGCTTCGTCCCCGCCTACATCCGCCCCCTCTTCTGCGAGGGCAAGGGCCCCTTCCGCTGGGCCGCCCTCTCGGGCGACGCCGCCGACATCCACAAGACCGACAAGGCGATCCTCGACCTCTTCCCGGAGAACGAGTCGCTGGCCCGCTGGATCAAGCTGGCCGGCGAGCGCGTCCACTTCCAGGGCCTGCCCGCCCGCATCTGCTGGCTCGGCTACGGCGAGCGCGACAGGGCCGGCGAGCGCTTCAACGACATGGTCGCCTCCGGCGAGCTCGCGGCGCCGCTCGCGATCGGCCGCGACCACCTCGACTGCGGCTCCGTCGCCTCCCCGTACCGCGAGACCGAGTCCATGCTCGACGGCTCCGACGCCATCGCCGACTGGCCGCTGCTGAACGCCATGGTCAACGTCGCCTCCGGCGCCTCCTGGGTCTCCCTGCACCACGGCGGCGGCGTCGGCATGGGCCGCTCGATCCACGCCGGCCAGGTCACGGTCGCCGACGGCACCCCGCTGGCGGGCGAGAAGATCCGTCGCGTCCTCACCAACGACCCGGGCATGGGCGTGATCCGCCACGTCGACGCCGGCTACGACAGCGCCGTCGCCGTCGCCGACGCGAAGGGCGTCCGCGTCCCGATGCGTGAGGACGGCTCCGCGTGA
- a CDS encoding formimidoylglutamate deiminase — protein MRLTYWCEHAWLGTHVEPGVALDVADGRLAAVRTGTATPPPGAVTLRGLTLPGLANAHSHAFHRALRGTVQVGSGTFWTWRETMYQVASRLTPDSYHALARAVYAEMALAGITAVGEFHYLHHAPGGVPYADPNAMGEALIAAAGEAGIRITLLDTAYLSSGFGAAPDRHQLRFSDGTAEAWAERAAGLKERDGVRIGAAVHSVRAVPADQLSTVARWAADRDAPLHVHLSEQTAENDACLAAHGRTPTRLLADHGVLGPRTTGVHNTHLTDEDVALLGGSGTGTCMCPTTERDLADGIGPAVALQRAGSPLSLGSDSHAVIDLLEEARAMELDERLRSRTRGHWTAAALLRAATADGHAALGRPDAGRLEAGALADFTTIALDTVRTAGPQPRLAAETAVFAASAADVRHTVVAGRHVVRDGVHALVPDVARALRDSIAALHA, from the coding sequence GTGCGCCTGACCTACTGGTGCGAACACGCCTGGCTCGGCACCCACGTGGAGCCGGGCGTCGCCCTCGACGTGGCGGACGGCCGCCTCGCCGCCGTGCGCACCGGCACCGCGACCCCGCCACCGGGCGCCGTGACCCTGCGCGGCCTGACCCTCCCGGGCCTGGCCAACGCCCACAGCCACGCCTTCCACCGGGCCCTGCGCGGCACCGTCCAGGTCGGTTCCGGCACCTTCTGGACCTGGCGCGAGACCATGTACCAGGTCGCCTCCCGGCTGACGCCCGACAGCTACCACGCCCTCGCCCGCGCCGTGTACGCGGAGATGGCGCTGGCCGGCATCACGGCCGTCGGGGAGTTCCACTACCTGCACCACGCCCCCGGCGGCGTCCCGTACGCCGACCCCAACGCCATGGGCGAGGCGCTCATCGCGGCGGCCGGCGAGGCGGGCATCCGCATCACGCTCCTCGACACGGCCTACCTGTCCTCCGGCTTCGGCGCCGCCCCCGACCGGCACCAGCTGCGGTTCTCCGACGGCACCGCCGAAGCGTGGGCCGAGCGCGCGGCCGGCCTCAAGGAGCGGGACGGGGTACGAATCGGCGCGGCCGTCCATTCCGTACGCGCCGTCCCCGCGGACCAGCTGTCCACCGTCGCCCGGTGGGCGGCCGACCGCGACGCCCCGCTGCACGTCCACCTCTCCGAGCAGACCGCGGAGAACGACGCCTGCCTCGCCGCCCACGGCCGCACCCCGACCCGGCTCCTCGCCGACCACGGCGTGCTCGGCCCGCGCACCACGGGCGTCCACAACACCCACCTCACCGACGAGGACGTCGCCCTGCTCGGTGGCTCCGGCACCGGGACGTGCATGTGCCCGACGACCGAGCGGGACCTCGCCGACGGCATCGGCCCGGCCGTCGCCCTCCAGCGGGCCGGCTCGCCCCTGTCGCTGGGCAGCGACAGCCACGCCGTCATCGACCTGCTGGAGGAGGCGCGGGCGATGGAGCTCGACGAACGCCTCCGCTCCCGCACCCGCGGCCACTGGACCGCCGCCGCGCTGCTGCGCGCCGCCACCGCCGACGGGCACGCCGCCCTCGGCCGGCCCGACGCGGGCCGGCTGGAGGCCGGGGCGCTCGCCGACTTCACGACGATCGCCCTCGACACCGTCAGGACAGCGGGACCCCAACCGCGTCTGGCAGCCGAGACGGCGGTATTCGCCGCGTCGGCAGCGGACGTGCGCCACACGGTCGTCGCCGGCCGCCACGTCGTACGGGACGGGGTCCACGCCCTCGTACCGGACGTCGCCCGGGCCCTGCGGGACTCGATCGCGGCGCTGCACGCCTGA
- a CDS encoding allantoate amidohydrolase, with protein sequence MWRSLRPLGRSDATGGYRRFAWTGADADCRLWFRMQAEARRLDYEVDRNGNQWAWLGDPTAGDAVVTGSHLDSVPDGGAFDGPLGVVSAFAALDELRSRQVRFRRPFAIVNFGDEEGARFGLACVGSRLAAGQLTKEAAHELRDADGVTLPRAMEAAGYDPDAIGPDPERLARIGAFVELHVEQGRALDLSGDPVGIASAIWPHGRWRYDFRGEANHAGTTRLADRRDPMLSYAQTVLAARREAELAGAVATFGKVSVEPNGVNAIPSVVRGWLDSRAADQTTLDRVVAGVEAAAREAADRQGVDLAVVRESFTPVVEFAHALRDELGKLLGGRVPVLGTGAGHDAGILSAAVPTAMLFVRNPTGVSHSPAEHATEDDCVAGVLALADVLEGLACA encoded by the coding sequence ATGTGGCGGTCGCTGCGGCCCCTCGGCCGCAGCGACGCCACGGGCGGCTACCGCCGCTTCGCCTGGACCGGGGCCGACGCCGACTGCCGGCTGTGGTTCCGCATGCAGGCCGAGGCCCGCCGCCTGGACTACGAGGTCGACCGCAACGGCAACCAGTGGGCCTGGCTCGGCGACCCGACGGCCGGCGACGCCGTCGTCACCGGCTCGCACCTGGACTCCGTGCCCGACGGCGGCGCCTTCGACGGCCCCCTCGGCGTCGTCTCCGCCTTCGCCGCACTCGACGAACTCCGCTCCCGCCAGGTCCGCTTCCGCCGCCCCTTCGCGATCGTCAACTTCGGTGACGAGGAGGGCGCCCGCTTCGGCCTCGCCTGCGTCGGCTCCCGGCTCGCGGCCGGGCAGCTGACGAAGGAGGCCGCGCACGAGCTGCGCGACGCCGACGGCGTCACGCTGCCCCGGGCCATGGAGGCCGCCGGGTACGACCCGGACGCCATCGGCCCCGACCCGGAGCGGCTCGCCCGCATCGGCGCCTTCGTCGAACTCCACGTCGAGCAGGGCCGGGCCCTGGACTTGTCGGGCGACCCCGTCGGCATCGCCTCCGCGATCTGGCCGCACGGCCGCTGGCGGTACGACTTCCGGGGCGAGGCCAACCACGCGGGCACCACCCGGCTCGCCGACCGGCGCGACCCGATGCTGTCGTACGCGCAGACCGTCCTCGCCGCCCGCCGGGAGGCGGAACTCGCCGGCGCGGTCGCGACCTTCGGCAAGGTCTCCGTCGAGCCGAACGGCGTGAACGCCATCCCCTCCGTCGTCCGCGGCTGGCTCGACTCCCGCGCCGCCGACCAGACGACCCTGGACCGGGTCGTCGCCGGGGTCGAGGCGGCCGCCCGGGAGGCGGCCGACCGCCAGGGCGTCGACCTCGCCGTGGTCCGCGAGTCCTTCACCCCCGTCGTCGAGTTCGCCCACGCACTCCGCGACGAGCTGGGCAAGCTCCTCGGCGGCCGCGTCCCCGTCCTCGGCACGGGCGCCGGACACGACGCGGGCATCCTGTCCGCCGCCGTCCCGACGGCGATGCTCTTCGTGCGCAACCCCACGGGCGTCTCCCACTCCCCGGCCGAGCACGCCACCGAGGACGACTGCGTCGCCGGCGTCCTCGCCCTCGCCGACGTACTGGAGGGACTCGCGTGCGCCTGA